A part of Microbacterium atlanticum genomic DNA contains:
- a CDS encoding recombinase family protein, translated as MTDTTKTPDAAHTHAAATAHSAGADTAPLHLPHPAAACPKCFTELQRDRNWWQAQPAGSRLVGLVISRDDMPSVVEQRNELTRFGVPIEGFRHPAPETLESWEERLVRLFGTLGRGDVLVVANVHALGRDIDEETRTVAELHRRGVVVKVVSHGGRHLYDAGR; from the coding sequence ATGACCGACACGACGAAGACGCCGGATGCCGCGCACACCCACGCTGCCGCCACGGCGCACTCGGCCGGTGCCGACACCGCACCCCTGCATCTCCCCCACCCCGCCGCCGCCTGCCCGAAGTGCTTCACGGAGCTGCAGCGCGACCGCAACTGGTGGCAGGCCCAGCCTGCCGGGTCTCGCCTGGTCGGGCTGGTGATCTCCCGCGACGACATGCCCTCGGTGGTCGAGCAGCGCAACGAGCTGACGCGCTTCGGCGTGCCGATCGAGGGTTTCCGCCACCCGGCGCCCGAGACCCTGGAGTCGTGGGAGGAGCGCCTGGTGCGCCTGTTCGGCACGCTCGGCCGGGGCGACGTGCTCGTCGTCGCCAACGTGCACGCGCTCGGCCGCGACATCGATGAGGAGACCCGGACGGTCGCCGAGCTCCACCGCCGCGGCGTCGTGGTCAAGGTGGTCAGCCACGGCGGCCGGCACCTCTACGACGCCGGGCGCTGA
- a CDS encoding cation:proton antiporter, translated as MEALVIVIAAILVIALATAIAPKVGIAGPLILVVIGGAVSLLPFVEVPQIDPEFILVGVLPPLLYSAAVSLPALEFRRDFGPIAGLSFLLVLISSVVLGLFLLAVIPGISPAIAVALGAILSPTDAVATSIVKRLGVSRRVVTMLEGESLLNDATALVLLRTMIAAGAVATTATGDGALTVGFLPAFAWGVVVAVAVGAVVGYLNLRLRALIRHSAATTAIGFVVPFIAYIPTEELGGSGLVAAVVAGIVTGQGAARWFTPEQRRSDEHNWHTIELVLEGAVFLVMGLELYDIVSANIREHNGIGTGIGIAAGALAIILAVRAAYVSLLVWLQSRRARGRQRRRLEAMSARIDEVATGHAGPPGGKGQTDASPAGDADGPASPAAAADPATPALRRRAPDPGNPRTRRRVAAMRARIARALGDLDYYQASPLGWKHGAVIVWAGMRGVVTLAAAQTLPRDETGDRALLVFIAFAVAVGSLMLQGFTLPGLVRLLHLERPGDDRLDRAEQAALDDELRDAAVGALSSPDLRRRDGTAFDHELLARIGGRLVEPPDEADTPRTRDLLELRLAMIEAMRVRLIAVSSGGGYSTQALRHALAELDADQLSLELRLDDEE; from the coding sequence GTGGAAGCGCTGGTCATCGTCATCGCCGCGATCCTGGTCATCGCCCTGGCGACGGCGATCGCCCCGAAGGTCGGCATCGCGGGACCGCTGATCCTCGTCGTCATCGGCGGCGCGGTGAGCCTGCTGCCTTTCGTCGAGGTGCCGCAGATCGACCCGGAGTTCATCCTCGTCGGCGTCCTCCCACCGCTGCTGTACTCCGCGGCCGTCTCGCTTCCCGCGCTCGAGTTCCGCCGGGACTTCGGCCCGATCGCCGGGCTGTCGTTCCTCCTCGTCCTGATCAGCTCGGTCGTGCTCGGCCTGTTCCTCCTCGCCGTGATTCCGGGCATCTCTCCGGCGATCGCGGTGGCGCTCGGGGCCATCCTCAGCCCGACCGACGCCGTGGCGACCTCGATCGTCAAGAGACTGGGGGTGTCGCGCCGCGTCGTGACGATGCTCGAGGGTGAGAGCCTGCTCAACGATGCGACCGCCCTGGTGCTGCTGCGCACGATGATCGCGGCGGGCGCCGTCGCCACGACGGCCACGGGGGACGGGGCGCTCACCGTCGGCTTCCTTCCGGCGTTCGCGTGGGGCGTCGTGGTCGCCGTCGCCGTCGGCGCGGTCGTCGGCTACCTGAACCTGCGGCTGCGCGCCCTCATCCGGCACTCCGCCGCCACCACGGCGATCGGCTTCGTGGTGCCGTTCATCGCCTACATCCCGACCGAGGAGCTGGGCGGCTCGGGCCTCGTGGCCGCCGTCGTCGCGGGCATCGTCACCGGACAGGGCGCCGCGCGCTGGTTCACGCCCGAGCAGCGCCGGTCCGACGAGCACAACTGGCACACGATCGAGCTGGTCCTCGAAGGCGCGGTCTTCCTGGTGATGGGCCTCGAGCTCTACGACATCGTCAGCGCGAACATCCGGGAGCACAACGGCATCGGCACCGGGATCGGCATCGCCGCCGGGGCGCTCGCGATCATCCTCGCCGTCCGCGCCGCGTACGTCTCGCTGCTGGTCTGGCTGCAGAGCCGCCGCGCCCGCGGGCGCCAGCGCCGGCGGCTCGAAGCGATGTCGGCGCGCATCGACGAAGTGGCCACCGGTCACGCCGGACCACCCGGCGGGAAAGGGCAGACGGATGCCTCGCCCGCCGGTGACGCCGACGGCCCGGCCTCACCTGCCGCCGCGGCGGATCCGGCCACGCCCGCGCTCCGGCGCCGGGCGCCGGACCCCGGCAATCCCCGAACCCGGCGCCGCGTCGCGGCGATGCGCGCCCGCATCGCCCGGGCCCTCGGCGATCTCGACTACTACCAGGCCTCACCGCTCGGGTGGAAGCACGGCGCCGTCATCGTCTGGGCGGGCATGCGCGGCGTCGTCACGCTCGCGGCCGCGCAGACGCTTCCCCGCGACGAGACCGGCGACCGGGCGCTGCTGGTGTTCATCGCGTTCGCCGTCGCCGTCGGCAGCCTGATGCTGCAGGGGTTCACGCTCCCCGGGCTGGTGCGGCTGCTGCACCTGGAGCGCCCTGGCGACGACAGGCTCGACAGGGCCGAGCAGGCGGCGCTCGATGACGAGCTGCGCGACGCGGCGGTCGGCGCGCTGTCGAGCCCGGACCTCCGTCGCCGCGACGGCACGGCGTTCGATCACGAGCTGCTGGCGCGGATCGGCGGACGTCTCGTCGAGCCGCCCGACGAGGCCGACACTCCCCGCACGCGCGACCTGCTCGAGCTGCGCCTGGCGATGATCGAGGCGATGCGGGTGCGGCTGATCGCGGTGTCGTCGGGCGGGGGCTACAGCACGCAGGCGCTCCGGCACGCGCTGGCCGAGCTCGACGCCGACCAGCTCAGCCTGGAGCTGCGACTCGACGACGAGGAGTGA
- a CDS encoding malate dehydrogenase — MTNRPTTVTITGGGGQIGYALMFRIAAGDMLGPDVPVRLRLLEIPHGMRSAEGAALELQDCAFPLLREIEITDDPLTAFDGTHIAMLVGARPRSAGMERADLLAANAGIFGPQGAAIGAVADDDVRVVVVGNPANTNALIAAASAGPDVPVERFTALTRLDHNRAVGQLAETLQVGAGEIADVVIWGNHSATQFPDVSHAILPDGMPVLEALAERLGGRDAATAWLDDVFIPRVAKRGAEIIEVRGSSSVASAANAAIDHVRDEQLGTRRGMTSAAVVSHGEYGVPEGLVCSFPVISRGDGYEVVEGLDLDERARQRVAASVDELVAERDAVRALGVL, encoded by the coding sequence ATGACGAACCGGCCCACGACCGTGACCATCACCGGGGGCGGCGGCCAGATCGGCTACGCCCTCATGTTCCGCATCGCGGCGGGCGACATGCTCGGACCCGACGTCCCGGTGCGGCTGCGACTGCTCGAGATCCCGCACGGCATGCGGTCCGCCGAGGGGGCGGCGCTCGAGCTGCAGGACTGCGCCTTCCCCCTGCTGCGTGAGATCGAGATCACCGACGATCCCCTCACCGCCTTCGACGGCACGCACATCGCGATGCTCGTCGGCGCGCGTCCGCGCTCGGCCGGCATGGAGCGGGCGGATCTCCTCGCCGCGAATGCCGGCATCTTCGGTCCGCAGGGAGCGGCGATCGGCGCGGTCGCCGACGACGACGTCCGCGTGGTCGTGGTGGGCAACCCGGCGAACACGAACGCGCTCATCGCGGCGGCATCCGCCGGTCCTGACGTGCCCGTGGAGCGCTTCACCGCGCTGACCCGCCTCGACCACAACCGCGCCGTCGGCCAGCTCGCCGAGACGCTGCAGGTCGGCGCCGGCGAGATCGCAGACGTCGTGATCTGGGGCAACCACTCCGCGACGCAGTTCCCCGACGTCTCGCACGCGATCCTGCCCGACGGGATGCCGGTGCTCGAGGCGCTGGCGGAGCGCCTCGGCGGCCGCGACGCGGCGACCGCGTGGCTCGACGACGTCTTCATCCCGCGGGTCGCCAAGCGCGGAGCCGAGATCATCGAGGTGCGCGGCTCGTCGTCGGTGGCCTCCGCCGCCAATGCCGCCATCGACCACGTGCGCGACGAGCAGCTCGGCACACGCCGGGGGATGACGTCCGCGGCGGTCGTCTCGCACGGCGAGTACGGCGTGCCCGAGGGGCTGGTGTGCTCGTTCCCGGTGATCTCGCGCGGCGACGGGTACGAGGTGGTCGAGGGGCTCGACCTCGACGAGCGCGCGCGACAGCGGGTCGCGGCATCCGTCGACGAGCTCGTCGCCGAGCGCGACGCCGTCCGTGCGTTGGGGGTGCTGTAG
- a CDS encoding neutral zinc metallopeptidase: protein MTFNENANVGGNRARRRGAGAAVAGGGIAGIGAIAVLLFQLFTGQDLSGLVPAPQTGSGTESEIQQCETGADANRDDACRLAAGSLVLDEYWETQVQGYRAPELIIVDGQTGTQCGTASNQTGPFYCPPEETVYIDPTFFGLLRERFDASAGDLAQLYVLAHEYGHHVQHITGVMERYPNNGTGPDSNGVRIELQADCFAGAWVGDMTELEDDNGVPYLETPTQQQIADAINAAGAVGDDHIQQESGGFVNPESWTHGSSEQRQRWFETGYQSGPSACDTFGVAGGSL from the coding sequence ATGACGTTCAATGAGAACGCCAACGTCGGGGGGAACCGGGCGAGGCGTCGGGGAGCCGGGGCGGCGGTCGCCGGCGGCGGCATCGCCGGCATCGGGGCGATCGCGGTGCTGCTGTTCCAGCTGTTCACCGGGCAGGACCTGTCGGGCCTCGTGCCCGCGCCGCAGACGGGCTCGGGAACCGAGTCCGAGATCCAGCAGTGCGAGACCGGCGCCGACGCCAACCGCGACGACGCGTGTCGCCTCGCCGCCGGCAGTCTGGTGCTCGACGAGTACTGGGAGACGCAGGTGCAGGGCTACCGGGCGCCGGAGCTCATCATCGTCGACGGCCAGACCGGCACCCAGTGCGGCACCGCCTCGAACCAGACCGGGCCCTTCTACTGCCCGCCCGAAGAGACCGTCTACATCGACCCCACGTTCTTCGGCCTCCTGCGTGAGAGGTTCGACGCCTCCGCCGGCGACCTGGCGCAGCTCTACGTGCTCGCCCACGAGTACGGGCATCACGTGCAGCACATCACCGGCGTGATGGAGCGGTACCCGAACAACGGAACGGGCCCCGACAGCAACGGAGTGCGCATCGAGCTGCAGGCCGACTGCTTCGCGGGTGCCTGGGTGGGCGACATGACCGAGCTCGAGGACGACAACGGCGTGCCCTACCTCGAGACGCCGACCCAGCAGCAGATCGCCGACGCCATCAACGCGGCAGGGGCCGTCGGCGACGACCACATCCAGCAGGAATCGGGCGGCTTCGTGAATCCCGAGAGCTGGACGCACGGCTCCAGCGAGCAGCGGCAGCGATGGTTCGAGACGGGGTACCAGAGCGGGCCGTCCGCGTGCGACACCTTCGGCGTCGCCGGGGGCAGTCTGTGA
- a CDS encoding DEAD/DEAH box helicase, with protein sequence MTETSFGALGVPQPLVDALAASGKTTAFPIQVDTLPDTLAGRDVLGRGKTGSGKTLAFSIPMAARLGGKLAGGNRRKGRPLGLVLAPTRELATQIDAALAPLAKAYGLTTTTIFGGVNQNRQVNALNAGVDIVVACPGRLEDLMKQGFVHLDAVEITVIDEADHMADLGFLPGVTRILNATPAGGQRLLFSATLDNGVDKLVNRFLQNEVLHSVDEAHSPVAAMTHHVFTLADADAKRDVVTALASGTGRRILFMRTKHQAKKLAKQLTGQGIPAVDLHGNLSQAARDRNLAAFSSGAVKVLVATDVAARGVHVDDVELVIHVDPPMEHKAYLHRSGRTARAGAEGAVVTLVLPEQRRDVSQLLRKAAISVDFTAVTAASPEVVELVGEVAAYVKPVPVADVPRGTSQGANAQRKRAAREGREADAATGARSAGSGSGGGRRRRGSGQGAAGQGGSGQGAAARSQSGGQRRDAASARDKAAHQRHDQSAGHSRSAQPAGNPRTPGRRASSSGTGKLMVGSVVRPNGTNRRGGR encoded by the coding sequence ATGACCGAAACCTCATTCGGCGCGCTCGGCGTGCCGCAGCCCCTCGTCGACGCGCTCGCCGCGTCCGGCAAGACCACCGCGTTCCCGATCCAGGTCGACACGCTCCCCGACACGCTCGCCGGCCGCGACGTGCTCGGCCGCGGCAAGACCGGCTCGGGCAAGACCCTCGCCTTCTCGATCCCGATGGCCGCGCGCCTGGGCGGCAAGCTCGCCGGCGGCAACCGCCGCAAGGGCCGCCCGCTGGGCCTCGTGCTGGCGCCGACGCGCGAACTCGCCACGCAGATCGATGCGGCCCTCGCCCCGCTCGCCAAGGCCTACGGCCTGACCACGACCACGATCTTCGGCGGCGTGAACCAGAACCGCCAGGTCAACGCCCTGAACGCCGGCGTCGACATCGTCGTGGCCTGCCCCGGCCGCCTCGAGGACCTCATGAAGCAGGGCTTCGTGCACCTCGACGCCGTCGAGATCACCGTGATCGACGAAGCCGACCACATGGCCGACCTCGGATTCCTCCCCGGTGTCACGCGCATCCTCAACGCGACGCCCGCGGGCGGCCAGCGCCTGCTCTTCAGCGCGACCCTCGACAACGGGGTCGACAAGCTGGTGAACCGCTTCCTCCAGAACGAGGTGCTCCACTCCGTCGACGAGGCGCATTCGCCGGTCGCCGCCATGACGCACCACGTCTTCACGCTCGCCGACGCCGACGCCAAGAGGGACGTGGTCACGGCGCTCGCTTCGGGCACGGGTCGCCGCATCCTGTTCATGCGCACCAAGCACCAGGCCAAGAAGCTCGCGAAGCAGCTCACGGGCCAGGGCATCCCCGCGGTCGACCTGCACGGCAACCTGTCGCAGGCCGCCCGCGACCGCAACCTCGCGGCGTTCTCGTCGGGCGCCGTGAAGGTGCTCGTCGCGACCGACGTCGCGGCCCGCGGGGTGCACGTCGACGACGTCGAGCTCGTCATCCACGTCGACCCGCCCATGGAGCACAAGGCGTACCTGCACCGCTCCGGCCGCACCGCGCGCGCGGGAGCCGAGGGCGCTGTCGTCACCCTCGTGCTGCCCGAGCAGCGCCGCGATGTCTCGCAGCTGCTGCGCAAGGCCGCGATCTCGGTCGACTTCACCGCGGTCACCGCTGCCTCGCCGGAGGTCGTCGAGCTCGTCGGCGAGGTCGCCGCGTACGTGAAGCCGGTCCCGGTCGCCGACGTCCCGCGCGGCACCAGCCAGGGCGCGAACGCGCAGCGCAAGCGCGCCGCGCGCGAAGGACGAGAGGCGGATGCCGCCACCGGCGCCCGCTCGGCAGGCTCCGGCTCCGGCGGCGGCCGTCGCCGTCGCGGCTCGGGTCAGGGCGCGGCGGGCCAGGGTGGCTCGGGGCAGGGCGCCGCCGCGCGCTCGCAGTCGGGCGGTCAGCGTCGCGACGCCGCGTCGGCCCGCGACAAGGCCGCCCACCAGCGTCACGACCAGAGCGCCGGCCACTCGCGTTCGGCGCAGCCTGCGGGCAACCCCCGCACGCCGGGTCGCCGCGCCTCGTCGTCGGGCACCGGCAAGCTCATGGTCGGCTCGGTCGTCCGCCCCAACGGCACCAACCGCCGCGGGGGTCGCTGA